The stretch of DNA GGACTGTTCGGCGGCTCGATCGTGATGCTGTTCGCGGCCTTCCCGAAAGAGCTGGTGATGACCCTGGCCGGACTGGCGCTGCTCGGCCCGATCCTGGCCAACCTCGGCGCCATGGTGGCCGCGCAGGACCACTGCGAGGCCTCCCTGATCGCCTTCGTGGCCACCGCCTCGGGCACCAGCTTCCTCGGCCTGGGCTCGGCCTTCTGGGGCATCATCATCGGGATCGTGGCCTGCCGGGTGCTGCACGGCCCCCGCAACAAATAACACCCACAAACGACAGGAGACAGCAACATGCGACACATCGACGTACACAAGCTGGCCGACGAGGCCCGCTTCAACCGCTTCCATCTCGGCATCCTCACCTGGTGCGCGCTCATCATCATCTGCGACGGCTACGACCTGGCCGTGGCCGGGATCGCGCTGCCCTCGATCATGCAGGAGATGGGCGTCACCGCCCAGAGCGCCGGCTTCATGGTCAGCTCGGCCCTGTTCGGCATGATGTTCGGCGCGATCTTCCTCGGCACCATCGCCGACAGGATCGGCCGGCGCCTGGCGATCGTCATCTGCCTGGCCCTGTTCAGCGTGTTCACGGCGGCCGCCGGCTTCGCCAGCGACCCCTACACCTTCAGCGTGATGCGCTTTCTCGCCGGCCTGGGCATCGGCGGCGTGATGCCGAACGTGGTAGCCCAGATGACCGAGTATTCGCCCAAGCGCATCCGCTCCACCATGGTCACGCTGATGTTCAGCGGCTATGCGGTGGGCGGCATGCTGGCCGCCCTGCTGGGCAAGGGCATGATCGAAGCCTACGGCTGGCAGTCGGTGTTCCTGGCCGCCGGCGTGCCGGTGATCCTGATTCCCTTCATCCTGAAAGGCCTGCCCGAATCGATGCCCTTCCTGATCCGCCTGGGCCGCCAGGCCGAGCTGCAGGACATCCTGGTGCGCATGGAGCCGAGCTACCGCGTGCAGAAGGACGACAGCTACACGCTGCCGGCGGCCGACCGCGCGCAAGGAGCGCCGATCGGCCGGCTGTTCCAGGACGGCCGCGGCTTCTCCACTATCATGTTCTGGATCGCCTTCTTCATGTGCCTGTTCATGGTGTACGCGCTCAGCTCCTGGCTGGCCAAGCTGATGGCCGGCGCCGGCTACAGCCTGGGCTCGGCCCTCACCTTCGTGCTGGTGCTGAACTTCGGCGCCGTGATCGGCGCGGTGGGCGGCGGCTGGCTGGCCGACCGCTTCCACATCAAGTATGTGCTGGTGGGGATGTACCTGCTGGCCGCGGTGTCGATCACGCTGCTGGGCTACAAGGTGTCGACGCCGGTGCTGTTCCTGCTGGTCGGCCTGGCGGGCGCCTCGACCATCGGCACCCAGATCGTCACCTATGCCTATGCCGGCCAGTTCTACCCGATGGCGGTGCGCTCCACCGGCATCGGCTGGGCCTCGGGCGTCGGCCGCAGCGGCGCGATCCTGGCGCCGATCGTGATCGGCACCCTGGTCGGCATGGCCCTGCCGCTGCAGCAGAACTTCCTCGCGATCGCCATCCCCGCCGCCATCGCAGCGGTGGCCGTGGCCTGCATCCGCCACGGCCGCTCGGCCTCGGCCCGTCCGGCGCTGCGCAGCGCCACACTGGCGGAACCGACCAAGGCCTGATTCCAACCCTGGCACAACACCTGGCCGCCCCCTGAACGGGGCGCGGCCCGTGCACGTGCGCGCGTACGAATACAAACAGAAGGAGACATGCATGAAAGCAGTACCAAGCCTCGCCCTTGCCGCCATGGTGTGCAGCGCCGCCGCCCATGCCCAGACCCAGGTCACGGTGTACGGCATCGTCGATGCCGCCGTGGCCCGCACCACCAATGCCGACGCCGCCGGCAATGCCCTCACCAAGGTCTCTTCGCTGTCCGGCAGCCTGCCTTCGCGCATCGGCTTTCGCGGCAGCGAAGACCTGGGCGGCGGCCTGGCCGCCGTGTTCGCGCTGGAGAGTGGCTTCAATCCGGACACCGGCGTCTCGGGGCAGGGAGGACGCCTGTTCGGGCGCCAGGCCTGGATCGGACTGAAGGGCAATTGGGGCACGCTGCAGGTCGGGCGCATCCTCAACATGACTTTCCTCGCTACCGCCAAGAGCGACGTGCTGGGGCCGAACCTGTTCTCGATCAACAGCATCGACCTCTACCTGCCGAACGCGCGCAGCGACAATGCGGTCGGCTACCTGGGTAGCTTCCAGGGCGTCACCGTGGGCGCCACCTACAGCTTCGGGCGCGACGCCTCGGCCGCGGGCGGCCCCTCGGCCACCAACTGCGGCGGCGAGGTGGCCGGCAACAGCAAGGCCTGCCGCCAGGTGACGGCGCTGCTCGGCTATGACGGCGCCGCGTA from Massilia varians encodes:
- a CDS encoding MFS transporter: MRHIDVHKLADEARFNRFHLGILTWCALIIICDGYDLAVAGIALPSIMQEMGVTAQSAGFMVSSALFGMMFGAIFLGTIADRIGRRLAIVICLALFSVFTAAAGFASDPYTFSVMRFLAGLGIGGVMPNVVAQMTEYSPKRIRSTMVTLMFSGYAVGGMLAALLGKGMIEAYGWQSVFLAAGVPVILIPFILKGLPESMPFLIRLGRQAELQDILVRMEPSYRVQKDDSYTLPAADRAQGAPIGRLFQDGRGFSTIMFWIAFFMCLFMVYALSSWLAKLMAGAGYSLGSALTFVLVLNFGAVIGAVGGGWLADRFHIKYVLVGMYLLAAVSITLLGYKVSTPVLFLLVGLAGASTIGTQIVTYAYAGQFYPMAVRSTGIGWASGVGRSGAILAPIVIGTLVGMALPLQQNFLAIAIPAAIAAVAVACIRHGRSASARPALRSATLAEPTKA
- a CDS encoding porin, whose amino-acid sequence is MKAVPSLALAAMVCSAAAHAQTQVTVYGIVDAAVARTTNADAAGNALTKVSSLSGSLPSRIGFRGSEDLGGGLAAVFALESGFNPDTGVSGQGGRLFGRQAWIGLKGNWGTLQVGRILNMTFLATAKSDVLGPNLFSINSIDLYLPNARSDNAVGYLGSFQGVTVGATYSFGRDASAAGGPSATNCGGEVAGNSKACRQVTALLGYDGAAYGMNVSYDKLYGNTGAAGGLTSSERFDRRVTVNGYAMLGATKVGAGIIDRKTDAATGIAESDLVYLGVSHPLAPGLTLDAQVARKDVKRSGDDTRMAVARLTYAFSKRTAVYGAVGRMDNDGLAAVALDAGGTVAPGGAQNGVMAGLRHAF